Proteins encoded by one window of Cyclobacteriaceae bacterium:
- the rocD gene encoding ornithine--oxo-acid transaminase, which translates to MVEAITNSREAILLEDQYGAYNYHPLPVVLSKGEGVFLWDVEGKRYYDFLSAYSAVNQGHCHPRIINALIEQAKELTLTSRAFYNDKLGLAEKYVCETFGYQKALFMNSGAEANETAIKLARKWGYTYKGIPENEAVIVAVKKNFHGRTTTIISASTDPSARKGFGPFMPGFEIVDYDNVPALEKALANPNVCGLWIEPIQGEAGVYVPAVGYLKAAEKLSKQHNVLLMMDEIQTGIARTGKMLASEHEDVRPDLLILGKALSGGVLPVSVVLADDEVMLVIKPGEHGSTFGGNPLAAVVCMEALQVVKDEKLAERADQLGKIFRDRMTALIKKSDMVTLVRGKGLLNAIVINDTPQSETAWNICVEFSKHGLLAKPTHGNIIRLAPPLVITEEQLHECCDIIERVVLDHAKHRK; encoded by the coding sequence ATGGTAGAAGCGATTACAAACAGCCGGGAAGCTATTTTGTTGGAAGATCAGTATGGCGCATACAACTATCATCCGCTGCCGGTGGTGTTAAGCAAAGGTGAAGGTGTGTTTTTGTGGGATGTGGAAGGCAAGCGTTACTACGATTTTCTGTCGGCTTACAGTGCCGTTAACCAGGGGCATTGCCACCCGCGCATCATCAATGCGCTGATTGAACAAGCCAAAGAACTCACGTTAACCTCACGCGCGTTTTATAACGACAAACTCGGACTGGCTGAGAAATATGTGTGCGAAACATTCGGCTACCAGAAAGCGCTGTTTATGAACAGCGGTGCCGAGGCCAACGAAACGGCCATTAAGCTGGCCCGCAAGTGGGGCTACACCTATAAGGGTATACCAGAAAATGAAGCGGTGATTGTAGCCGTGAAGAAAAATTTTCACGGACGAACCACCACCATCATTTCTGCATCTACTGATCCTTCGGCCCGCAAAGGTTTTGGTCCGTTTATGCCGGGCTTTGAAATTGTTGATTACGATAACGTGCCTGCGCTTGAGAAGGCATTGGCCAACCCCAACGTGTGTGGGTTGTGGATTGAGCCGATACAAGGTGAAGCCGGAGTTTACGTACCCGCAGTAGGTTATTTGAAAGCGGCAGAGAAATTGAGCAAGCAGCACAATGTGTTGTTGATGATGGATGAAATTCAAACCGGCATTGCGCGCACAGGAAAAATGCTGGCGAGCGAACACGAAGACGTTCGCCCTGATTTATTGATTTTAGGTAAAGCCTTAAGTGGCGGGGTGCTTCCGGTTTCAGTGGTATTGGCCGATGATGAGGTTATGCTGGTGATCAAACCGGGTGAGCATGGTTCTACGTTTGGCGGCAATCCGTTGGCTGCTGTGGTGTGCATGGAAGCCTTACAAGTGGTTAAAGATGAAAAGCTTGCCGAACGTGCCGATCAGCTTGGAAAAATTTTCCGCGACCGCATGACCGCGCTGATTAAAAAATCGGATATGGTTACGCTGGTGCGCGGCAAGGGTTTGCTCAACGCGATTGTGATCAACGACACTCCGCAAAGTGAAACCGCATGGAATATTTGTGTTGAGTTTTCGAAGCACGGTTTACTGGCCAAGCCAACGCATGGAAATATCATTCGTCTGGCACCACCGTTGGTGATAACGGAAGAGCAGCTTCATGAGTGTTGCGATATTATTGAGCGGGTTGTGTTGGATCACGCAAAGCATAGAAAGTAG
- a CDS encoding YARHG domain-containing protein encodes MKRLFILPLIVFTFSCSNEDNSAKVKSFVFEWIEAIQSSNEKSIRRLYSPTFQIPSIIWNRPTGLSLSFNTDDLSIELKSDETNVVVVQLPFDISSDIGDYRSTSQLVLEIEEFKEDQFRIKTMLPSFVQRIKEYGVWQEVTNQRNGDNIIRGDSILNRIVDMAKVISAQYDTVPFFAIDNGIVVFYVVDGNWTYPYKYDDQRDKGDYRVGVVTSENRVIVPVNYDKVYNFHGSFLGMIEVELNGKKGLYTVDGSLFVPVEFDGIYPYKKESNVLAQVRKGNQYGWIDTKGVVHFDYESHQDKNLFRSPVESGLVTEWEFRYPGDLILYREVDAEFDEYESTGLLIYPSYLKDLGITPIANAYVAIENESSYSMGMNFTSIKVEKVYSAMDRLYSLISSFVESGADAREYHFGKDQLQVVDYELNPVSSVKELLSNSLDYAGPCNEYSYKSISNTLFEVTNRKEYKYFSVTDNGSIEELTTNRQFGFTKFVKIDESYFSTCDAEFVDWENYDWSSQKPNMVITKNLSKDQLDIMRNEIFAEYGFKFKTEKWKTYFEDKSWYTPANDNVDHLLTEIDRHNIQFILEYLKRHKEIIVQRDSVLYVPAG; translated from the coding sequence ATGAAAAGACTTTTTATTCTTCCCCTTATAGTATTTACTTTTTCCTGCTCCAACGAAGATAATTCAGCTAAAGTTAAATCTTTTGTATTCGAGTGGATCGAAGCTATTCAATCTTCTAATGAAAAATCTATACGAAGACTGTACTCACCAACGTTTCAAATACCCTCAATAATTTGGAATAGACCTACGGGATTATCCCTATCCTTTAATACGGATGATCTAAGCATAGAGCTTAAATCTGATGAAACAAATGTCGTAGTTGTTCAATTGCCTTTCGATATCAGTTCCGATATAGGAGATTACAGATCAACATCTCAGCTCGTACTTGAAATCGAAGAATTCAAAGAGGATCAGTTTCGGATCAAAACGATGCTGCCTTCATTTGTTCAAAGAATTAAGGAGTATGGTGTTTGGCAGGAAGTAACGAATCAAAGGAATGGAGATAATATTATAAGAGGAGATTCAATTTTGAATAGAATAGTTGACATGGCAAAAGTAATAAGCGCCCAGTATGATACTGTTCCATTCTTTGCAATTGATAATGGGATTGTGGTTTTCTATGTAGTTGATGGAAATTGGACTTACCCATATAAATACGATGATCAGCGTGACAAAGGTGATTATCGAGTAGGTGTTGTAACTTCAGAAAACCGTGTTATTGTTCCGGTTAATTATGATAAAGTTTACAATTTTCATGGAAGCTTTTTAGGAATGATTGAGGTGGAGTTAAATGGTAAGAAGGGATTGTATACAGTTGATGGTAGTCTTTTCGTTCCTGTTGAATTTGACGGTATTTATCCATATAAAAAGGAGTCCAATGTCCTTGCTCAGGTAAGAAAGGGAAATCAGTATGGCTGGATTGACACAAAAGGAGTGGTGCATTTTGATTATGAATCGCATCAAGACAAAAATTTATTTCGATCACCGGTAGAATCAGGTTTGGTAACCGAATGGGAATTCAGATACCCAGGTGATCTTATTCTATACAGAGAAGTAGATGCTGAGTTTGATGAATATGAAAGTACTGGTCTGCTTATTTATCCATCTTATTTGAAGGATCTCGGAATAACACCAATAGCAAATGCTTATGTAGCCATCGAAAATGAATCGAGCTATTCAATGGGTATGAACTTCACTTCAATTAAAGTTGAAAAAGTTTATTCTGCCATGGATAGACTTTATTCATTGATAAGCTCATTTGTTGAGTCAGGAGCCGATGCAAGAGAATATCACTTTGGAAAGGACCAGCTTCAAGTTGTCGATTATGAACTCAACCCAGTTTCAAGTGTGAAGGAATTGCTCTCAAACAGTTTAGACTATGCGGGCCCTTGCAACGAATATTCCTATAAGAGTATTTCGAACACACTCTTTGAAGTAACAAATAGAAAGGAGTACAAATACTTTAGCGTAACTGATAATGGTAGTATAGAGGAACTTACAACAAACAGGCAATTCGGCTTTACAAAATTTGTAAAAATTGACGAAAGTTATTTTTCAACTTGTGATGCAGAGTTTGTTGATTGGGAGAATTACGACTGGTCTTCCCAAAAGCCAAACATGGTTATAACAAAAAATCTATCAAAAGATCAGCTTGACATTATGAGAAACGAAATTTTTGCGGAGTATGGATTTAAATTCAAAACAGAGAAATGGAAAACCTATTTTGAGGATAAATCATGGTATACCCCTGCAAATGACAACGTAGATCATCTGTTAACTGAGATTGACAGGCACAACATTCAATTTATTCTAGAGTATTTGAAAAGGCATAAGGAAATAATTGTACAGCGAGATTCAGTACTATATGTTCCGGCTGGTTGA
- a CDS encoding DUF2306 domain-containing protein yields MFRLVDRFVIYSFLIFTILVLVSIYYINAPLFAGEQTDLLKSKYELVKSTVYLPSFYAHVYTSGLIILMGLFLLFERRRKRLPQIHKLVGKVSIILILGVSAPSGLLMSFYANGNFLAKLGFAVLAILWWLVTLKAFQAAKKRDWDIHEQFAYRSFCLSFAAILLRFLSFVFATLGYRGEEVYTLIVWLSWVPSLVILEIWLRNKTSRMRVK; encoded by the coding sequence ATGTTCCGGCTGGTTGATCGATTTGTTATATATTCCTTTCTGATTTTCACCATTCTCGTTTTAGTTTCTATTTATTATATCAATGCACCCCTGTTTGCTGGAGAGCAAACTGATCTTCTGAAATCTAAGTATGAACTGGTTAAGAGCACAGTCTATCTCCCATCATTTTATGCTCATGTTTATACCTCTGGACTAATAATATTGATGGGTTTGTTTCTGCTTTTCGAGAGGAGGAGAAAGAGACTTCCTCAAATTCATAAACTGGTAGGCAAAGTGAGTATCATTTTGATATTGGGTGTATCTGCGCCATCAGGATTGTTAATGAGTTTTTATGCTAATGGTAATTTTTTAGCCAAGCTGGGGTTTGCTGTATTGGCCATTTTGTGGTGGCTGGTCACATTAAAGGCGTTTCAAGCAGCAAAAAAAAGGGATTGGGATATCCATGAGCAATTTGCGTACAGAAGCTTTTGTCTGTCATTTGCAGCTATTTTACTACGGTTTCTTTCTTTTGTTTTTGCTACCCTAGGATATAGAGGTGAGGAAGTTTATACTTTGATTGTTTGGTTAAGCTGGGTGCCATCTTTGGTAATCCTTGAAATTTGGCTACGCAATAAAACAAGTAGAATGAGGGTGAAATAA
- a CDS encoding DNA-3-methyladenine glycosylase: protein MNATSVRFNLKLADLLAPLALPPLILVHLRMKLTLTLPEEFSYEHCLQFLKRSPKELLHTLEGNSVYKAIPIDNEIVLFSVSEKKNTLIIDFINTKPSTSQQEKTKQFVTEWFDLETDLKPFYQLAKKDELLKPLIKKYFGYRIVGQPDLFESLVWAVLGQQINLGFAYTLKQRFVEKFGEAVCWNGNTYHLFPSPEKVATLTDEDLLPLQFSRQKSKYTTGIAQAFAEGSISKHQLKDLALTEAKEKLMTIKGVGNWTANYALMKTFRYPDAFPLEDAGLHNALKNQLGLDKKPSLDRVKKIFKKYVGWEAYATLYLWKSL, encoded by the coding sequence GTGAACGCCACCTCTGTACGCTTCAACCTGAAACTTGCGGACTTGCTTGCACCGCTTGCTTTGCCACCTTTGATACTTGTACATTTACGCATGAAGCTTACGCTCACCCTTCCGGAGGAATTCAGCTATGAACATTGCCTGCAGTTTTTAAAACGGTCCCCAAAAGAATTGCTGCATACCCTCGAAGGTAACTCGGTATACAAGGCCATACCAATCGACAATGAAATTGTTTTGTTCTCTGTAAGTGAGAAAAAGAATACGCTGATAATCGATTTTATAAACACCAAGCCCTCAACATCACAGCAGGAAAAAACAAAACAATTTGTAACCGAATGGTTCGACCTTGAAACTGATCTCAAACCATTTTACCAGCTCGCTAAAAAAGACGAATTGCTGAAACCCCTGATCAAAAAATATTTCGGCTACCGCATTGTTGGTCAGCCGGACTTGTTTGAGTCGCTAGTATGGGCAGTGCTCGGACAACAGATTAACCTTGGTTTTGCCTACACCTTGAAGCAGCGGTTTGTTGAAAAATTTGGGGAGGCCGTATGCTGGAACGGAAATACCTACCACCTTTTTCCATCACCCGAAAAAGTAGCAACCCTGACCGATGAAGACCTGCTTCCACTCCAGTTTTCACGACAAAAAAGTAAATACACGACAGGCATCGCGCAGGCATTTGCTGAAGGAAGCATTTCAAAACATCAGCTTAAAGATTTAGCTCTCACGGAAGCAAAAGAAAAACTAATGACCATAAAAGGTGTTGGCAACTGGACAGCCAATTACGCCCTCATGAAAACCTTTCGTTACCCCGATGCTTTTCCATTAGAAGATGCCGGCTTGCACAATGCGCTGAAAAATCAACTTGGTCTTGACAAAAAACCAAGCCTTGATCGCGTTAAAAAGATCTTTAAGAAATACGTAGGTTGGGAGGCGTACGCTACGCTTTATTTGTGGAAAAGTTTGTAA
- a CDS encoding 2OG-Fe(II) oxygenase, with the protein MKSIQSMNWTEIIESLNAKGYAIIPEVLSKPECEHLQGFYEDDQLFRRVISMERYRFGKGEYKYFNYPLPPIIQVLRESFYQPLSTLANGWMQKLRVEIQYPEQHQKLLELCKAKNQLRPTPLILRYQPGGYNTLHQDLYGEVYFPFQVVFVLTQQGVEHEGGDLVLTEQLPRAQSRVEVIRPNQGDAVIFTTNFRPVAGKRGFYKSRMRHGVSEVKHGQRFALGLIFHDAA; encoded by the coding sequence ATGAAATCGATTCAATCCATGAACTGGACTGAGATAATTGAATCTCTCAACGCAAAAGGATACGCCATTATTCCGGAAGTGCTTTCAAAGCCTGAGTGCGAACACCTGCAAGGTTTTTATGAGGATGATCAACTCTTTCGCAGGGTGATTTCCATGGAACGATACCGCTTTGGTAAAGGGGAGTACAAGTATTTTAATTATCCACTACCGCCAATCATCCAGGTTTTACGAGAAAGTTTTTATCAACCCTTATCAACATTAGCCAATGGGTGGATGCAAAAGTTGCGCGTTGAAATTCAATATCCGGAGCAGCATCAGAAATTACTCGAATTATGCAAAGCAAAAAATCAACTCCGCCCGACACCACTTATACTACGGTATCAACCTGGTGGGTATAATACCTTGCATCAGGATTTGTATGGCGAAGTTTACTTTCCCTTTCAGGTTGTTTTTGTGTTAACGCAGCAAGGTGTTGAACACGAGGGAGGTGATTTGGTGCTTACCGAACAACTGCCACGTGCGCAATCCAGAGTAGAAGTTATCCGGCCTAATCAGGGCGATGCGGTAATTTTTACCACCAACTTCAGACCGGTGGCCGGTAAACGTGGATTTTACAAGTCGCGCATGAGGCACGGTGTGAGCGAGGTCAAGCACGGGCAACGATTTGCGTTGGGATTGATTTTTCACGATGCCGCCTGA
- a CDS encoding Ada metal-binding domain-containing protein — translation MWYHKHVTKEELRHLLRNREVVLAGNLRLKIYGTLRCYSGKRMKRENRVFFQHEEEARLLGYRPCKNCGRKNSSFKSV, via the coding sequence ATGTGGTATCATAAACACGTAACTAAGGAAGAACTGAGGCATTTGTTGCGCAACAGGGAAGTAGTGCTGGCTGGGAATCTGCGTTTAAAAATTTATGGGACACTGCGGTGTTATTCAGGCAAACGCATGAAGCGCGAGAATCGGGTATTTTTTCAGCATGAGGAGGAGGCGAGGTTGCTTGGGTATAGGCCTTGTAAGAATTGCGGACGAAAAAATTCAAGTTTCAAGTCAGTGTAG
- a CDS encoding DUF3307 domain-containing protein, producing the protein MELHPLITILFAHWVADFLFQTETMALNKSKSIKWLSVHVLTYTIVLLGFSLLLLDGQTALLFAGVNGTLHWVTDFFTSKLTTAYHNNRRVFFLIIGLDQFIHSATLIMAWEYFSL; encoded by the coding sequence ATGGAGCTACATCCACTCATTACTATTTTGTTCGCACATTGGGTTGCCGACTTTCTGTTTCAAACCGAAACGATGGCACTCAACAAAAGCAAAAGCATAAAATGGCTCAGCGTTCATGTACTCACCTACACGATTGTATTGCTTGGCTTTTCATTACTGCTGCTGGATGGGCAAACTGCCTTACTATTTGCCGGAGTAAATGGAACACTGCATTGGGTTACCGATTTTTTTACCAGCAAACTCACAACAGCTTACCACAATAACCGCAGGGTTTTCTTTCTCATCATTGGGCTGGATCAGTTTATCCATTCCGCCACCTTGATTATGGCGTGGGAATATTTCAGCCTTTAG
- a CDS encoding ABC transporter permease, producing the protein MIRNYLLVALRNFTRQQFYSFINVIGLATGLACALFIYLWVHDEVNMNSFHERIDRLYQVVLNIKRPDQVITWDNTPGPLAEEIRTNFEEVTHITQVYNEGEHLFQVDEKGFMENGYYSNSEFFKVFTFPIVHGDAENPIRDKRSVAISETLAQKLFGNDDPIGKTVTVRKQYEQKVTAVFANPPKSSTLQFDFILPFDIHRDERGENFSWNNADYWLYLTLAEQSDINAFREKVNVQLDKVTASEEGTDYMDLYVQPFSERYLRSNFENGVPAGGRMEYVKIFSIVAVFILIIACINFMNMATAKAATRAREVGVRKVVGAQRRSLIFQFMMEAMLFSAVSMLVAFGVVYTLLPLFNLLVSKNIVLDFGDGMIWLTALGIVLITGIIAGSYPALVLSSYRPASVLKGNLSTTFSGMNLRRALVIFQFTLTVVLIASAIVVHNQMQFIQQKNLGYNRESVVMFAVRGATNRDFEVFRNEVLKSTTVTNMGKANGSFIQIQNQTSSVNWSGKPEGENPYFRAVVVDFDVLQTLNFSLQSGRLFSREFNDTSNFVLTQRAVEQMGLTEPVGQRISLWGTEGTVVGVVDDFHSRSMHEAIDPIVFMCNPQWGGLVYARVEPAQAQAAIEHIQATYKKFSPEYPFEYTFMDESFGKLYKTEQVTGTLALGFTAMAIVISALGLLGLAAYTAERRKKEISIRKTLGASVSGLVTLITRDFVVLSLIAAVVGCPIAWWLMKGFLNNYAYRTVLGWEVFIFTAIGVMVLSLLIVIYQVAKAAMANPVNSLRNE; encoded by the coding sequence ATGATTCGTAATTACCTGCTCGTTGCGCTGCGCAACTTCACTCGCCAACAATTCTACTCCTTTATTAATGTGATTGGACTGGCCACCGGACTGGCCTGCGCCCTGTTTATTTACCTATGGGTACACGATGAGGTAAACATGAATTCATTTCATGAGCGTATTGACCGCTTGTACCAGGTGGTGTTAAACATCAAGCGCCCCGATCAGGTAATTACCTGGGACAACACACCGGGGCCGCTGGCCGAAGAAATCAGAACGAATTTTGAAGAAGTAACCCACATCACACAGGTTTATAATGAAGGCGAGCACCTCTTTCAGGTTGACGAAAAGGGGTTTATGGAGAATGGATACTACAGTAACTCTGAATTCTTTAAAGTCTTTACTTTTCCCATCGTTCACGGAGATGCAGAAAATCCGATTCGCGATAAGCGCTCCGTAGCCATTTCTGAAACCCTGGCTCAAAAACTTTTTGGTAACGATGATCCGATTGGCAAAACCGTAACCGTTCGTAAACAGTATGAACAAAAGGTAACAGCTGTATTTGCCAATCCACCCAAAAGCTCAACCCTTCAGTTTGATTTTATTCTCCCGTTCGATATTCACCGTGATGAACGAGGCGAAAACTTCAGTTGGAACAATGCCGACTACTGGCTATACCTCACCTTAGCTGAACAGAGCGACATCAATGCCTTCCGTGAAAAAGTAAATGTTCAACTCGACAAGGTTACCGCATCAGAAGAGGGAACAGACTACATGGATCTGTATGTGCAGCCTTTTTCGGAACGTTACCTGCGCTCCAATTTTGAAAATGGAGTACCTGCTGGCGGACGCATGGAGTATGTAAAAATATTTTCTATCGTGGCCGTTTTTATACTGATCATCGCCTGTATCAATTTTATGAACATGGCTACAGCCAAAGCAGCAACCCGCGCACGCGAAGTAGGAGTTCGAAAAGTGGTTGGGGCACAGCGAAGAAGTCTGATTTTTCAATTCATGATGGAAGCGATGCTGTTCAGTGCAGTTTCCATGTTGGTGGCATTTGGTGTGGTGTATACGCTGCTGCCCTTGTTCAACTTACTGGTTTCCAAAAATATTGTACTTGATTTCGGTGATGGCATGATTTGGTTAACCGCCCTGGGCATTGTATTGATCACGGGCATTATTGCCGGCAGTTACCCTGCACTTGTGCTTTCGTCTTATCGTCCTGCTTCCGTGTTGAAAGGCAATCTTTCCACCACCTTTAGTGGCATGAACCTGCGCAGGGCATTGGTCATTTTTCAATTTACACTTACCGTAGTACTCATAGCCAGTGCCATTGTCGTGCATAACCAGATGCAATTTATTCAACAGAAAAACCTGGGATACAACCGCGAATCGGTGGTCATGTTTGCGGTGCGTGGCGCCACCAACCGCGATTTTGAAGTATTCAGAAATGAAGTACTCAAGAGTACCACCGTTACCAATATGGGTAAAGCCAACGGTTCTTTCATCCAGATTCAAAATCAAACCTCATCGGTAAACTGGTCGGGCAAGCCGGAAGGAGAAAATCCATATTTCCGTGCCGTGGTTGTCGACTTTGATGTATTGCAAACGCTTAACTTCTCTCTGCAGTCAGGAAGACTTTTCTCACGCGAATTTAATGACACAAGCAATTTCGTACTCACCCAACGTGCCGTTGAACAAATGGGATTAACTGAACCTGTTGGTCAGCGTATTTCCCTGTGGGGAACAGAAGGAACCGTTGTTGGCGTTGTGGATGATTTTCACAGCCGCTCTATGCATGAAGCCATTGACCCGATTGTATTTATGTGCAATCCGCAATGGGGCGGATTGGTTTATGCACGCGTTGAACCCGCACAGGCTCAGGCAGCCATCGAACACATTCAGGCTACGTACAAAAAATTCAGTCCGGAATACCCGTTCGAATACACCTTTATGGATGAAAGCTTCGGCAAACTTTACAAAACCGAACAGGTTACCGGTACGTTGGCCCTCGGCTTCACCGCCATGGCAATTGTCATATCTGCTTTAGGCCTGCTTGGGTTAGCTGCTTACACAGCCGAACGAAGAAAAAAGGAAATCAGCATTCGAAAAACATTGGGCGCTTCCGTAAGTGGACTTGTTACCTTGATCACCCGCGACTTTGTAGTGCTCAGTCTGATTGCTGCTGTGGTTGGTTGTCCGATTGCCTGGTGGCTAATGAAGGGCTTTCTGAATAACTATGCTTACCGTACTGTGCTTGGTTGGGAAGTATTTATATTCACCGCAATTGGTGTGATGGTGCTTTCCCTTTTGATCGTTATCTATCAAGTAGCCAAAGCAGCTATGGCCAACCCGGTAAATTCGTTACGGAACGAGTAA
- a CDS encoding alpha/beta hydrolase: MNPVLLLHGALGSSSQLEPLKQNLEAQGRAVLMLNFSGHSGTPFRGSFGIETFADDVLAFLDNQTLNQVDLFGYSMGGYVAVWLALKHPERVGKITTLGTKFDWSPESAEQEVRKLNAEKILEKVPAFARILEHRHSPNDWKELLNKTRGMMLGLGNQPLLTEENLKTIQHKIIICLGDQDDMADRKYSEQVADWLPNGTFELLENTPHPIEKVELNKLVELIKA; the protein is encoded by the coding sequence ATGAATCCTGTTCTTCTGCTTCACGGAGCCCTTGGCTCGTCATCTCAACTTGAACCGTTAAAGCAAAACCTGGAGGCTCAGGGAAGAGCTGTTCTCATGCTCAACTTTTCAGGGCATAGTGGCACACCCTTTCGGGGATCATTTGGCATTGAAACTTTTGCTGATGATGTGTTGGCATTTCTTGACAATCAAACCCTTAATCAGGTTGATCTATTCGGATACAGCATGGGCGGGTATGTGGCGGTTTGGCTTGCTTTAAAACATCCGGAACGTGTTGGTAAAATTACTACACTCGGCACCAAATTCGATTGGTCACCTGAATCGGCTGAACAGGAAGTCCGAAAACTAAACGCTGAAAAAATTCTGGAAAAAGTGCCTGCCTTCGCGCGCATACTGGAACACCGCCACTCCCCTAACGACTGGAAAGAATTATTGAACAAAACCCGCGGCATGATGCTGGGCCTGGGAAACCAACCATTGCTTACCGAAGAAAACCTGAAAACCATTCAGCATAAAATTATAATCTGCCTTGGCGATCAGGACGATATGGCCGATCGAAAATATTCGGAACAAGTAGCGGATTGGTTACCGAACGGAACGTTCGAGCTTTTGGAAAATACACCTCATCCCATTGAAAAAGTTGAATTGAATAAACTTGTCGAGTTAATAAAAGCTTAG
- the prmC gene encoding peptide chain release factor N(5)-glutamine methyltransferase, protein MNAKKLHAEFVEKIKLEESAEEIQQLGFMVMEHELGLSTTEILMEKEVEIPTDVQNKLVTIAQRLNDHEPIQYVLGDEEFLGRRFLVSPAVLIPRPETEELVKQVPFPPATGEETTVRILDIGTGSGCIAISLKSLMPHAEVYATDVSNEALTIAQKNIERLEPQVKLLKHDILHEDIPVHDLDVIVSNPPYVTQQEKESMQQHVLDHEPHVALFVPDNDPLVFYKAIAARGKKVLKPGGKVVVEINALYGNETVSVFESENYTDVALIKDMHGKNRFVLATWNPA, encoded by the coding sequence ATGAACGCAAAAAAGCTGCATGCAGAATTTGTAGAAAAAATCAAGCTGGAGGAATCTGCAGAAGAAATTCAGCAGCTCGGCTTCATGGTTATGGAACATGAGTTGGGGTTATCCACCACTGAAATATTAATGGAAAAAGAGGTAGAGATACCAACGGATGTACAAAACAAGTTGGTTACCATTGCGCAACGACTAAACGACCATGAGCCGATTCAATATGTTTTGGGTGATGAGGAGTTTCTTGGAAGACGATTTCTGGTTAGTCCGGCTGTGTTGATTCCGCGCCCCGAAACCGAAGAACTGGTAAAACAGGTTCCGTTTCCTCCTGCCACCGGTGAAGAAACCACCGTTCGCATACTCGACATTGGAACGGGAAGCGGTTGCATTGCCATCTCATTAAAGTCATTGATGCCCCATGCCGAAGTGTATGCCACCGATGTAAGTAATGAAGCGTTAACAATCGCTCAAAAAAATATTGAGCGACTTGAGCCTCAGGTCAAGTTACTTAAACATGACATCCTGCACGAAGACATTCCCGTACATGATCTTGATGTTATTGTAAGCAACCCGCCCTACGTGACGCAGCAAGAAAAGGAATCCATGCAGCAACATGTATTGGATCACGAACCCCATGTGGCACTTTTTGTTCCCGACAATGATCCATTGGTTTTTTATAAAGCCATTGCAGCGCGTGGAAAAAAAGTGCTAAAACCGGGAGGCAAAGTCGTGGTGGAAATCAACGCCCTATACGGCAACGAAACTGTTTCCGTATTTGAATCCGAAAATTACACCGATGTTGCCCTCATTAAAGACATGCATGGTAAAAATCGTTTTGTACTCGCAACCTGGAATCCTGCATGA